Proteins from a single region of Verrucomicrobiia bacterium:
- a CDS encoding AAA family ATPase encodes MRVLAVANQKGGCGKTTTCINLAACLAHLKKRVLLIDLDPQGHSSCGLGIRSEMLPFTVYDLLRVGVEQAPPLTEVIQQLNPYFDVLPATTSLSCLEEDLAHCSDRERRLTQQIVSKLKIEQAYDYIILDCPPNLGVLTYNALETADEILIPIEPSFFSLHGLAKITETVQRFNKKRRAPLHLHALLTIFDSRTKFAKEVYEEVKSHFQEKLFRSIIHESVVLKEAASAGRSVVDYAPESQAFRDYFNLALEYLGREWDLLFPMEELGWGNFMRNKFGPRRAIGGVLFQCLNPDAKTVEIAGDFNNWVPEAMAKPVGSSGIWQKIIPIPHGEFRYKFIVDGEWQVDPGHPQVKENTYGTLDSYLKVV; translated from the coding sequence GTGAGAGTTTTAGCGGTCGCTAATCAAAAAGGGGGATGTGGAAAAACGACAACATGCATCAATCTTGCCGCCTGCCTTGCCCACCTGAAAAAAAGAGTTCTCTTGATTGATCTAGACCCGCAGGGACATTCCTCCTGCGGCCTCGGAATCCGTTCGGAAATGCTGCCTTTTACGGTTTACGATTTACTCCGCGTCGGCGTTGAGCAGGCTCCGCCTCTCACCGAAGTCATCCAGCAGTTGAATCCGTACTTCGACGTGCTTCCCGCTACGACGTCCCTTTCCTGCCTGGAAGAAGACCTTGCGCATTGCTCCGACCGCGAGAGAAGGCTGACCCAGCAGATCGTTTCGAAGCTGAAAATCGAACAGGCTTACGATTACATCATTCTCGATTGCCCGCCGAACCTGGGTGTGCTGACCTATAACGCGCTCGAGACCGCGGATGAAATTTTGATTCCGATCGAACCCTCGTTTTTTTCACTTCACGGACTCGCCAAAATCACGGAGACGGTCCAGCGCTTCAACAAGAAGAGAAGGGCGCCCCTTCATCTTCATGCGCTGCTTACGATTTTCGATTCGCGCACGAAATTCGCCAAGGAAGTCTACGAAGAAGTGAAAAGCCATTTTCAGGAAAAACTTTTCCGCTCGATTATTCACGAAAGCGTGGTGCTCAAAGAAGCGGCCAGCGCCGGACGCAGCGTCGTGGATTACGCCCCGGAATCGCAGGCCTTCCGCGATTATTTCAATCTCGCGCTCGAATATCTCGGACGCGAATGGGATCTCCTGTTTCCCATGGAAGAACTGGGCTGGGGGAATTTCATGCGGAACAAATTCGGTCCGAGACGGGCGATTGGCGGCGTGCTTTTTCAATGCCTCAACCCGGACGCGAAGACCGTCGAGATCGCCGGCGATTTTAACAACTGGGTGCCGGAAGCCATGGCCAAGCCGGTCGGAAGCAGCGGGATATGGCAGAAGATCATTCCCATCCCGCATGGAGAATTCCGTTATAAATTTATCGTAGACGGGGAATGGCAAGTCGACCCCGGACACCCGCAGGTCAAAGAAAACACCTACGGCACATTGGATTCCTACTTAAAGGTTGTGTGA
- a CDS encoding CNNM domain-containing protein gives MTGLFFWFLLCLLLYAFFSASELAFLSADKMKIRQMADEKNAAAKKVMDLYDKPQHFLTTLLIGNSIVNIAATSILTYFLSTGLGIKNEWVVTLIMTPVFLLGGEVLPKDYGRLHGQRFLLFYAGLLKFIRRIFKIFTKLILKWVDSLLAPLGPTETKSIFVNEKEFRSLIEEITKSGVVSAHEKKIIDTILDFEKVKVKDVMLPISEAPKLEIQGKVKDAKKLAREIGARMILIYEEDPSIVVGMVYVFDLLFEDDDEKGLRPFLRSPIFIPESTSNEKAFFTLQQKRQSYCAVMDSRHDVVGVVGIERLLAF, from the coding sequence ATGACCGGGCTGTTTTTCTGGTTTTTGCTCTGCCTTCTGCTTTACGCCTTCTTTTCGGCGTCCGAGCTGGCCTTTCTGTCTGCCGACAAAATGAAAATCCGTCAGATGGCGGACGAGAAGAACGCGGCCGCAAAAAAAGTCATGGACCTCTATGATAAGCCGCAGCACTTTCTGACGACGCTTCTCATCGGCAACAGCATTGTGAACATTGCGGCCACCTCCATCCTGACTTATTTCTTGAGCACGGGGCTCGGCATTAAGAATGAATGGGTCGTCACCCTGATCATGACGCCGGTCTTCCTGCTGGGCGGGGAAGTCCTGCCCAAGGATTACGGCCGCCTGCACGGCCAGCGCTTCCTGCTGTTTTATGCCGGCCTTTTGAAGTTCATCCGCAGGATTTTCAAGATTTTCACCAAGCTCATCTTGAAATGGGTGGATTCGCTGCTCGCTCCGCTGGGGCCGACGGAGACCAAAAGCATCTTCGTCAATGAAAAGGAATTCCGTTCGCTCATCGAGGAAATCACAAAGTCGGGAGTGGTGAGCGCCCACGAAAAGAAAATCATCGATACGATCCTGGATTTCGAGAAAGTCAAAGTCAAAGACGTGATGCTGCCGATCTCGGAAGCCCCGAAGCTGGAGATCCAGGGCAAGGTCAAGGACGCGAAGAAGCTGGCGCGGGAAATCGGCGCGCGCATGATCCTGATTTACGAAGAAGATCCTTCCATCGTGGTCGGCATGGTCTACGTCTTCGACCTGCTTTTCGAAGACGACGACGAGAAGGGGCTGCGTCCGTTTCTGCGCTCGCCGATCTTTATTCCGGAGAGCACTTCGAATGAAAAGGCTTTTTTCACGCTGCAGCAAAAGCGCCAGTCCTATTGCGCCGTAATGGATTCCCGTCATGATGTCGTGGGCGTTGTCGGCATCGAAAGGCTTCTGGCCTTCTAA